The sequence GCTGAGGTAATGTCAGTAACTATGAATGCTTATTATGGGAAAGATATATTAAAAAAGACACTGACAAAGAAAACTTTTGTTAAAAATGTTTTAGACGCTTTAATAGGTTGCGTTGTCGTATTGCTATTTTGCTATATGGTTAATTTAAACGTTAAATCATTTGTAGTAGGAATATTAATTTCGGTTCCGTTAGCCATAATAGGTTATTTTATTACTCTGGTGCTTTGCAACAATTTAACGGTTAAAGAGGCTGTTGAGTATATGAGGAATACCTTTCAAGAAAAGAGGCAATTTTAATGAAGGGAATAATTTTAGCAGGTGGGTCTGGTACCCGTCTATATCCAATTACACGTAGTATTTCGAAGCAACTGATCCCGGTTTACGATAAGCCAATGATCTATTATCCATTGTCGACGTTAATGTTAGCCGGTATTCGGGATATTCTGGTAATCTCAACACCAGAATATGTGCCTCTGTTTAAGGAACTATTGGGTAACGGCTCTGACCTGGGGATGAACTTCTCTTACAAGGTTCAGGAGCACCCGAATGGTCTGGCAGAAGCTTTTATCCTGGGGGAGGACTTTATCGGAGATGACTCGGTAGCCCTGATCCTGGGTGACAACATCTATTATGGTGCGGGCCTGTCCCAACTGGTTCAAGACGCTGCCAAGAAGACTGACGGAGCGACAGTCTTTGGTTACCATGTCAACGATCCGGAACGGTTTGGGGTCGTTGATTTCGATGATCAAATGCACGCTCTGTCAATTGAAGAGAAGCCGGCGCACCCAAAGAGCAACTACGCGGTCACCGGTCTCTACTTCTACGACAACAATGTGGTTGATATTGCCAAGCACATCAAGCCATCCGACCGTGGTGAGCTGGAGATCACCGATGTGAACAAGGAATATCTCCGGCAGGGCAAGCTGGATGTTAAGCTGATGGGCCGGGGTTATGCCTGGTTGGATACCGGGACCCACGACTCCATGCTAGAAGCGGCTAACTTCATCGCTACGATCGAACGACGTCAAAATTTGAAGGTCGCAGCTCTGGAGGAGATTGCCTACCGGATGGGTTACATTGATAAGGACAAGCTGGTCGAATTGGCCCAGCCGCTCAAGAAGAACGACTACGGTCAATACTTATTGCGGCTAGCTAAGCAAGATTAGGAGGAAAAGAATGGGACAATTAAAGGTACAAACGACTAAGTTACAGGATGTTAAGATCATTACTCCAAAGGTCTTCGGTGATAACCGGGGCTTCTTTGAGGAAACCTACTCTGACCGGGACTTTAAGGAAGCCGGGATCGACTTCAACTTTGTCCAAGACAACCAATCATTGTCTAGCCGGGCTGGCGTGCTGCGGGGCCTGCACTTCCAACGTGGTAAGGCCGCTCAGACGAAGCTGATCCGGGTCGT comes from Limosilactobacillus sp. and encodes:
- the rfbA gene encoding glucose-1-phosphate thymidylyltransferase RfbA, with protein sequence MKGIILAGGSGTRLYPITRSISKQLIPVYDKPMIYYPLSTLMLAGIRDILVISTPEYVPLFKELLGNGSDLGMNFSYKVQEHPNGLAEAFILGEDFIGDDSVALILGDNIYYGAGLSQLVQDAAKKTDGATVFGYHVNDPERFGVVDFDDQMHALSIEEKPAHPKSNYAVTGLYFYDNNVVDIAKHIKPSDRGELEITDVNKEYLRQGKLDVKLMGRGYAWLDTGTHDSMLEAANFIATIERRQNLKVAALEEIAYRMGYIDKDKLVELAQPLKKNDYGQYLLRLAKQD